The genomic stretch AAACTAATGTATCACCAACCGGCGGTGGTGGTGGTGGGTTTATTGAATCGACCCGATAGATTGAGAAGCCCGTTGAATACTCCGCTGCATATAGAATATTGTTTACAAGGCGTAATATAATCGGGGTCGAATTTACATATCTTCCAATTTGAACAAAATGTGCTGGATTCGATACATCGAATACCCATAAACCATTCGTCCCATTGGCTACATATAGTCTGTTATCAGCGAGCAAAACATCACAAGTATTTCCACTACTGAAACCATGCCACTGATTGAGTAGTTGTATACTTGATGGATTGGTAGCATTGTAGACTTTGACACCAGCGTCGAAGTTTGCTACATAAACGATTCCGTCTCTAACTACTAATCTGCGCGCAGTGCTTGTACCAGCAATCGAGCCAATGAGTATAGGTGAGGTTCGATTGGTGATGTCGTACACGCTTAATCCGCCGCTTGTTTGACCAGCGTACAAACGGTTGCCTTCAACTGCAATGCTTGAAATCCCTGAGTTTGTAACATCCCGAATCAATTGTGGAGATAACGGATTTGCAACGGAGTAAATGTGAATTCCCACATAGCGGTCAGCAACATACACTAGTGAATCAATCACAACAACGTGGTCAGCAAACGGAACTGTAAATGATGTTGTAACTGTAAGATGGCTGGGATTCGAGATGTTCACAATCGAACAGTGATTACGTGCAGCCATAAATGCATAGTTGTTATCAATCTGAGTGATGCCACCGCCGTTTGGAAGCGGGTTGTTAATTGAGACGGGGGAATTGGGTGATGTGATGTTCCAAGTTTGAAGCGATCCAGGATCACTGTCGACATAAAGGTAGTTGTCAAGTAACGACACATCCCATGTAATCGAACCAGGGTAGGAATGATTAAATACACGGGTAATCGTCAGTGAATCTTGAGCAAACGATAAGCTAACCAATAGAATCGAAAAAAGTGCGGAAATCAGCAGTCGATTCTGTTTCAAAGAAGCATCCCGGTTCATAGCGACCTCCTCCATTTGAAAAACGAACCTAACCAAAAAGAACAGCTTTTGTAGCAGTTAAAATGTGATGGCATTCCACCTCACTTTAAATATAGTTTGCAATCGAAGAAGGTCAAATAGAAATCCACAAAAACAGACGATATTTCATATCATTTGAGCTTTGCGTATGTTACAAAATAGCATATTTATGATAAATATATTCAACTGTCAACTAGTACTTTCGTAGAAGAATGTATCGACAGCACTTGACGATAACTCAATATCACAAAGAGCTGTTGTTAAGTTAACATATCATCTTTTTTTTAGTGAGATGCCTTAGAATATATTTTTGAAGTAAGAGCACTGAGTGAATCGATCAAGTGAGTGATAAAAGAAGGGCTTCAACTTTGCTATCTCAAAATGAGTCAGCAACACCAGTTCGGAAAGCAACCGATGAACTACTTTCCATCCCCGGAGTTGGAAAATCGATTGCTGCCGATTTACGTCAAATTGGTGTCCATCAAGTTGCCGATTTGGAAAATCGCGATCCCGAAGAGTTGTATCGACGATCCAACGCGAAAGCTGGGATGGTGCAGG from bacterium encodes the following:
- a CDS encoding helix-hairpin-helix domain-containing protein; protein product: MLSQNESATPVRKATDELLSIPGVGKSIAADLRQIGVHQVADLENRDPEELYRRSNAKAGMVQDRCLLYVFRCAVYYANGGRNPEQLKWWNWKDTATKKQR